The following coding sequences are from one Musa acuminata AAA Group cultivar baxijiao chromosome BXJ2-4, Cavendish_Baxijiao_AAA, whole genome shotgun sequence window:
- the LOC135609362 gene encoding uncharacterized protein LOC135609362 isoform X1 encodes MNGGSHPSGRRQYLANFAPNHSSSHYRGGRESHSLSSSRARRMAERLPSAKEASKSRVEILNKYGEKLVGVLHDAGSKKLVILCHGFRSSKDESIFLNLTSALTSQGISVFRFDFAGNGESDGIFRYGNYRREAEDLRSVILYFSEQKYEISAILGHSKGGNVVLLYASVYHDVHTVINLSGRFALDRGIEGRLGRDFMQRIEKDGFIDVKDRTGKVEYRVTEESLKDRLDTDMHAACHSIDKECRVLTIHGSKDEIVPSEDAMEFAKLIPNHKLYIMEGANHSYAAHQGGLASVVLDFLKSNQVFLGMSENRTVFSRL; translated from the exons ATGAACGGCGGATCTCACCCCAGTGGAAGAAGGCAATATTTAGCTAATTTTGCCCCCAACCATTCTTCGTCCCATTACCGCGGTGGCAGAGAATCCCACTCGCTGTCGTCGTCTCGTGCGCGGAGGATGGCAGAGCGGCTTCCTTCCGCAAAAG AGGCATCGAAATCAAGAGTAGAGATTCTGAACAAATACGGAGAAAAGCTTGTTGGGGTGCTACACGATGCTGGATCCAAGAAGCTTGTGATTTTGTGCCATGGATTTCGGTCTTCGAAG GATGAGAGTATCTTTCTTAACCTTACTTCTGCATTGACAAGTCAAGGGATCAGTGTGTTTCGCTTTGATTTTGCCGGAAATGG GGAAAGTGATGGTATCTTCCGATATGGCAACTACCGGAGGGAGGCCGAAGACTTGCGTTCTGTGATCTTATATTTTTCGGAGCAAAAGTATGAAATAAGTGCTATTCTTGGGCACAGTAAAG GGGGTAATGTGGTGCTCTTATATGCTTCTGTGTATCATGATGTCCATACAGTCATAAATCTTTCTGGTCGCTTTGCCTTGGATAGAGGAATTGAAGGTCGCTTAGGGAGAGACTTTATGCAAAGAATCGAGAAAGATGGTTTTATTGATGTGAAAGATAGGACAG GAAAAGTTGAGTATCGGGTTACTGAAGAAAGTCTAAAAGATAGACTAGACACTGATATGCATGCAGCATGCCATTCCATTGACAAAGAATGCAG AGTCTTGACTATTCATGGTTCAAAAGATGAAATTGTTCCATCGGAAGATGCAATGGAGTTTGCGAAGCTCATTCCTAACCACAAGCTATATATTATGGAAGGTGCCAACCATTCTTATGCTGCACATCAGGGAGGACTGGCTTCAGTTGTTCTGGACTTCCTAAAATCCAATCAGGTATTCTTAGGCATGAGTGAAAATAGAACTGTATTTTCTAGATTATAA
- the LOC135609296 gene encoding polyadenylate-binding protein 7-like: MNAAAAPTSLHLPPFPTLYIGDLHPAVTDAELIYAFTPFGTVASARVCRDRASGTSLGYAYLNYLSFSDAEKALKAMNHSLLHGRPMRIMWSQRNPMSRKNGIGNLFVKNLEISVSGTVLEDLFAVYGTVESCKVAIDGSGRSRGFGFVQMDSEEAAQLAIKALNGVILPGSSKKLCVTKFVKKSERQALPEGPRGTNLYIKNLDWDITDDVLRQRFSAYGNISSAVVMKDRDGKSRGFGFVDFESPEAAKNALENLNGSDLGSKSLYVRYAQKRSERDKLLRLRFAGRPEHKFTKIQGSTVFVKNLERSIDNAALRRLFSESGMVLRTKVIYDKNGLSRGFGFVCFSSAEEANEAVQRFNGNMFYSRRLYVTIAQNKEDRQKNLQLQFANFKIVPVQHAVSHDSIPAAYHVPNYDWFQNQMHVNPVYLCQQNGMVHFLGTQACSSNVPTINGNGHYGNVNDGSNSSRGARMTLY, from the exons ATGAATGCGGCAGCGGCTCCCACGTCCCTCCATCTTCCGCCATTCCCGACTCTGTACATCGGCGACCTTCACCCGGCCGTCACTGACGCGGAACTCATCTACGCTTTCACTCCCTTCGGCACCGTCGCCTCCGCTCGCGTATGCCGCGATCGCGCCTCTGGCACTTCCCTCGGATATGCCTACCTCAACTACCTCTCTTTCTCTGATG CCGAGAAAGCCCTCAAGGCGATGAATCACTCCCTTCTGCACGGTAGACCTATGCGGATCATGTGGTCACAACGGAACCCAATGTCTCGGAAGAACGGCATTGGCAATCTCTTCGTGAAG AATTTGGAGATATCGGTGAGCGGGACGGTGCTTGAGGATCTGTTCGCGGTTTATGGAACAGTGGAGTCGTGCAAGGTGGCAATAGATGGGTCTGGGAGGAGTAGGGGATTCGGTTTCGTTCAGATGGACTCAGAGGAAGCGGCTCAGTTGGCCATTAAAGCTCTCAATGGCGTCATCCTCCCTGGTTCAAGCAAGAAGCT GTGTGTAACAAAGTTTGTTAAGAAGAGCGAGAGGCAAGCACTGCCTGAAGGACCAAGAGGCACTAACCTGTACATCAAGAATCTGGACTGGGACATCACAGATGATGTTTTACGGCAAAGGTTTTCTGCATATGGCAACATCAGTAGTGCTGTTGTAATGAAAGATAGAGATGGAAAATCCAGAGGATTTGGATTCGTCGACTTTGAGTCACCGGAGGCTGCTAAGAACGCTTTGGAAAATCTGAATGGCTCAGATCTCG GATCGAAATCTTTATACGTTAGATATGCTCAGAAAAGAAGTGAGCGTGATAAATTGCTAAGACTTCGTTTCGCTGGTAGACCTGAGCACAAATTTACAAAGATTCAG GGTTCAACTGTCTTCGTGAAGAACCTTGAAAGATCAATTGATAATGCTGCCTTGAGAAGATTATTTTCTGAATCTGGCATGGTATTGCGGACAAAAGTGATATATGATAAAAATGGACTGAGCAGGGGATTTGGATTTGTATGCTTCTCCTCGGCTGAAGAAGCAAATGAGGCTGTTCAGAGATTCAATG GGAATATGTTCTATAGCAGACGCCTTTATGTGACAATTGCTCAGAACAAGGAGGATCGTCAGAAAAATTTGCAACTTCAGTTTGCTAATTTCAAGATAGTCCCAGTGCAGCATGCAGTATCTCATGACAGTATTCCAGCAGCATACCATGTGCCAAATTATGACTGGTTTCAAAATCAGATGCACGTAAATCCAGTCTATCTTTGTCAGCAGAATGGGATGGTTCATTTCCTTGGGACCCAAGCTTGCTCCTCCAATGTACCTACA ATAAATGGAAATGGGCATTACGGAAACGTGAATGACGGTTCTAATTCTTCAAGGGGGGCACGGATGACTTTGTATTAA
- the LOC135609362 gene encoding uncharacterized protein LOC135609362 isoform X2: MNGGSHPSGRRQYLANFAPNHSSSHYRGGRESHSLSSSRARRMAERLPSAKEASKSRVEILNKYGEKLVGVLHDAGSKKLVILCHGFRSSKDESIFLNLTSALTSQGISVFRFDFAGNGESDGIFRYGNYRREAEDLRSVILYFSEQKYEISAILGHSKGGNVVLLYASVYHDVHTVINLSGRFALDRGIEGRLGRDFMQRIEKDGFIDVKDRTGKVEYRVTEESLKDRLDTDMHAACHSIDKECRVLTIHGSKDEIVPSEDAMEFAKLIPNHKLYIMEGANHSYAAHQGGLASVVLDFLKSNQVEDADTMRSI, encoded by the exons ATGAACGGCGGATCTCACCCCAGTGGAAGAAGGCAATATTTAGCTAATTTTGCCCCCAACCATTCTTCGTCCCATTACCGCGGTGGCAGAGAATCCCACTCGCTGTCGTCGTCTCGTGCGCGGAGGATGGCAGAGCGGCTTCCTTCCGCAAAAG AGGCATCGAAATCAAGAGTAGAGATTCTGAACAAATACGGAGAAAAGCTTGTTGGGGTGCTACACGATGCTGGATCCAAGAAGCTTGTGATTTTGTGCCATGGATTTCGGTCTTCGAAG GATGAGAGTATCTTTCTTAACCTTACTTCTGCATTGACAAGTCAAGGGATCAGTGTGTTTCGCTTTGATTTTGCCGGAAATGG GGAAAGTGATGGTATCTTCCGATATGGCAACTACCGGAGGGAGGCCGAAGACTTGCGTTCTGTGATCTTATATTTTTCGGAGCAAAAGTATGAAATAAGTGCTATTCTTGGGCACAGTAAAG GGGGTAATGTGGTGCTCTTATATGCTTCTGTGTATCATGATGTCCATACAGTCATAAATCTTTCTGGTCGCTTTGCCTTGGATAGAGGAATTGAAGGTCGCTTAGGGAGAGACTTTATGCAAAGAATCGAGAAAGATGGTTTTATTGATGTGAAAGATAGGACAG GAAAAGTTGAGTATCGGGTTACTGAAGAAAGTCTAAAAGATAGACTAGACACTGATATGCATGCAGCATGCCATTCCATTGACAAAGAATGCAG AGTCTTGACTATTCATGGTTCAAAAGATGAAATTGTTCCATCGGAAGATGCAATGGAGTTTGCGAAGCTCATTCCTAACCACAAGCTATATATTATGGAAGGTGCCAACCATTCTTATGCTGCACATCAGGGAGGACTGGCTTCAGTTGTTCTGGACTTCCTAAAATCCAATCAG GTGGAAGACGCTGACACAATGA